A section of the Devosia rhizoryzae genome encodes:
- a CDS encoding SDR family oxidoreductase — translation MSNTSKTTANQSQAVVLVTGASDRIGAAIATKLASHGYAVVVHYRSDEEGARSVMSQIRAGGGKADILQADLGNRAERATVIERAAAFFGPLTVLVNNASIFEPDSARDVTEELWDKHFAIHAEVPIFLTRDFAAQLPEGAEGNIVNMIDERVLAPSPAFFSYYLSKSVLWTATRTLAQSLAPTIRVNAIGPGPVLPNSRQSQADFDASVEALPLKRHAGPDAIAQGVLTLLTLPAFTGQMLALDGGEHLVFPPESGPTPRL, via the coding sequence ATGTCCAACACCAGCAAAACCACCGCGAATCAGTCCCAGGCCGTCGTGCTTGTCACCGGCGCCAGCGACCGCATCGGCGCCGCGATCGCCACCAAGCTGGCGTCGCATGGCTACGCAGTCGTGGTCCATTACCGGTCTGACGAAGAGGGTGCCCGGTCTGTCATGAGCCAGATCAGGGCGGGCGGCGGCAAAGCTGACATTCTTCAGGCTGACCTCGGAAACCGAGCCGAGCGCGCCACTGTCATAGAGAGGGCCGCGGCATTCTTTGGTCCCCTGACGGTCCTCGTCAACAACGCCTCGATCTTCGAACCCGACAGCGCCCGCGACGTGACCGAAGAGCTTTGGGACAAGCACTTTGCCATCCACGCCGAGGTGCCGATCTTCCTCACCCGCGACTTCGCTGCCCAGCTTCCGGAAGGCGCCGAGGGCAATATCGTCAATATGATCGACGAACGCGTCCTTGCCCCTTCTCCTGCCTTTTTCAGCTACTATCTATCCAAATCAGTGCTCTGGACCGCAACGCGTACCCTGGCCCAGTCGCTGGCTCCTACGATCCGCGTCAATGCCATTGGTCCGGGGCCTGTTCTGCCCAATTCACGGCAAAGCCAGGCCGATTTCGACGCTTCGGTCGAGGCCTTGCCGCTGAAGCGCCATGCCGGCCCCGATGCCATCGCCCAAGGGGTGCTAACGCTCCTTACCCTGCCCGCCTTCACCGGCCAGATGCTGGCCCTCGATGGCGGGGAACATCTTGTTTTTCCGCCTGAAAGCGGACCAACCCCGCGCCTATGA
- a CDS encoding DMT family transporter, translating into MTTPASERTDHVGRAIILTLITVTVFGVQDAVSKILVQTHSPFQMTMMRYWGFALFALFLVARQAPLRQAFRSKVPVWQVVRGTLLIADIWFFALALQTVPLGELQAIVIVYPLLVTLFAILVLGEKVGIFRFAAVGVGFLGAILIMRPGGVPLTWGVFCGLASATLYALYIVLTRKVSRVDSAATSMTYAAVVGLVLSTGVGVFFWQPMGWTELAMTVLIMVTTCAGHGLMVFALSMAPASTVQPFNYFSLPWAIVLSILVFGQWIDPISLVGAAIIVAAGLVIMARERVRKVSVTPQEALPGHE; encoded by the coding sequence ATGACCACCCCAGCCAGCGAGCGGACCGACCATGTCGGTCGCGCGATCATTCTGACGCTGATCACCGTTACCGTGTTCGGCGTCCAGGATGCTGTTTCCAAAATCCTGGTGCAGACCCATTCGCCGTTCCAGATGACCATGATGCGCTATTGGGGTTTTGCCCTGTTTGCGTTGTTCCTCGTGGCGCGTCAGGCGCCGTTGCGGCAGGCATTCCGGTCGAAAGTGCCGGTATGGCAGGTGGTGCGCGGCACGCTGCTGATCGCCGACATCTGGTTTTTCGCGCTGGCGCTGCAGACCGTGCCGCTTGGTGAGCTGCAGGCGATCGTCATCGTTTATCCGCTGCTGGTGACGCTGTTCGCAATTCTCGTGCTCGGCGAGAAGGTGGGCATCTTCCGCTTCGCGGCTGTCGGCGTAGGCTTTCTTGGAGCCATATTGATCATGCGACCCGGCGGCGTGCCCCTGACCTGGGGTGTCTTCTGCGGCCTCGCCTCGGCAACGCTTTATGCGCTCTACATCGTCCTGACCCGCAAGGTCAGCCGGGTGGATAGCGCCGCCACCAGCATGACCTATGCCGCCGTGGTCGGTCTTGTGCTGTCCACCGGGGTCGGAGTGTTTTTCTGGCAGCCGATGGGATGGACCGAGCTGGCCATGACGGTGCTGATCATGGTCACCACCTGCGCCGGGCACGGGCTCATGGTGTTTGCACTAAGCATGGCGCCTGCGAGCACGGTGCAGCCGTTCAACTATTTCTCGCTGCCCTGGGCCATCGTTCTCAGCATCCTCGTCTTCGGACAATGGATCGATCCGATCTCGCTTGTCGGTGCCGCCATCATCGTGGCCGCGGGCCTTGTGATCATGGCACGCGAGCGCGTCCGCAAAGTCTCGGTCACTCCCCAAGAGGCCCTGCCGGGGCATGAATGA
- a CDS encoding SH3 domain-containing protein: protein MTIRKTLLASGLAGLTLLATAATAFAAPAVATGNVNVRSGPGTGYGVVDTLRRGETVDVQQCRGSWCYVQKRGPDGWVSSNYLSRGGGWNDDDWNGGYNPPPRPPVYDPPPRPPHWNPRPPRPPHWNNPRPQPYPVYPSNPGASFCFNGPNGYFCAGN from the coding sequence ATGACGATCCGGAAGACCTTACTCGCATCTGGTTTGGCGGGCCTGACCCTGCTGGCCACTGCCGCTACTGCCTTTGCCGCCCCTGCCGTTGCCACCGGCAATGTCAACGTTCGCTCCGGTCCGGGGACCGGCTATGGAGTCGTCGATACCTTGCGCCGCGGTGAAACGGTCGACGTTCAGCAGTGCCGCGGCAGCTGGTGCTACGTGCAAAAGCGCGGCCCCGATGGCTGGGTCTCGTCCAACTATCTGTCGCGTGGCGGCGGTTGGAACGATGACGATTGGAACGGTGGCTACAACCCACCCCCGCGTCCGCCGGTCTATGATCCTCCGCCGCGTCCGCCACACTGGAACCCGCGTCCCCCGCGTCCGCCCCACTGGAATAACCCGCGTCCGCAGCCTTATCCGGTCTACCCATCCAACCCGGGTGCAAGCTTCTGCTTCAATGGCCCGAACGGCTATTTCTGCGCCGGCAACTAA
- a CDS encoding MarR family winged helix-turn-helix transcriptional regulator: MSRPSPRSALYRLIEAGQLAHQALLVPVLEKGLEPGDDAVLFVLGRSGTTEADLANELGLPLDALSLRIERLAERDLVTRQAVGPLLEPGLALTDRGTRIRNSLADHWAQLEEALLGELKPKQRKRFTAALGRFVDLLRL; the protein is encoded by the coding sequence ATGTCCAGACCTTCCCCACGATCGGCACTCTACCGGTTAATCGAGGCCGGCCAGCTTGCGCATCAGGCGCTGCTGGTTCCTGTGCTCGAAAAGGGACTGGAGCCGGGTGACGACGCAGTGCTCTTCGTGCTGGGGCGGTCAGGGACGACGGAAGCTGATCTTGCCAATGAGCTGGGCCTGCCGCTCGACGCCTTGTCCCTCCGCATCGAACGGCTTGCCGAGCGTGATCTGGTGACCCGTCAGGCTGTCGGCCCACTGCTTGAACCTGGGCTTGCCCTCACTGATCGCGGCACGCGTATCCGCAACAGCCTTGCCGATCATTGGGCGCAGCTCGAGGAAGCTTTGCTCGGCGAGTTGAAGCCCAAGCAACGGAAGCGCTTTACCGCTGCACTTGGCCGCTTCGTCGACCTTCTTCGCCTCTGA
- a CDS encoding LysR family transcriptional regulator: protein MTQDLARIRAFVQVFDAGGFSSAARQHGRSKALLSKYVTDLEDYLGVRLMNRTTRKLSLTEAGEAYYREASGLLQQLDDLDATITEQTAEPRGLLRVSAPRNFGESTLAPAIFEYLQKFPKVQLDLRLEDRYVDLVDEGIDVALRISTLADSSLIARKIADMHVVIGAAPALLKRAGTPQHPEDLRHLPCIIDVNLQGQSNWRFTEEGKTISVPVNGPLRVNSPLAALTAAVMGLGFVVLPSYLAEPAVQRGELVPVLPGFLPTGQTLQAVYPHRRHLAGKVRALIDHLVEWFATHPIH from the coding sequence ATGACGCAGGACCTTGCCCGGATACGTGCCTTCGTCCAAGTCTTCGATGCGGGCGGCTTTTCTTCGGCGGCTCGCCAGCATGGTCGCTCCAAGGCCCTGCTCAGTAAATATGTCACCGATCTCGAGGACTATCTGGGCGTCCGGCTGATGAACCGGACCACACGCAAGCTGAGCCTTACGGAAGCAGGAGAAGCCTATTACCGGGAAGCCTCGGGGTTGCTGCAACAACTCGACGATCTCGATGCCACCATCACCGAGCAGACCGCTGAGCCGCGCGGGTTGTTGCGGGTTTCGGCGCCGCGCAATTTCGGCGAGTCGACGCTGGCGCCAGCGATCTTCGAATACCTCCAGAAGTTCCCCAAGGTGCAGCTCGATCTGCGCCTTGAGGACCGCTATGTCGACCTGGTCGATGAAGGCATCGACGTCGCCTTGCGTATCTCCACGCTGGCGGATTCGTCCTTGATTGCGCGCAAGATCGCCGACATGCATGTGGTGATCGGCGCCGCTCCGGCGCTGCTGAAGCGGGCAGGGACGCCGCAGCACCCCGAGGACCTGCGGCACCTGCCGTGCATCATCGACGTCAACCTGCAGGGCCAATCGAACTGGCGGTTTACCGAAGAAGGCAAGACCATTTCGGTTCCGGTGAACGGGCCCTTGCGCGTCAACTCCCCCCTGGCAGCGCTGACTGCGGCCGTGATGGGTCTCGGTTTTGTCGTATTGCCCTCCTATCTGGCAGAACCTGCCGTTCAGCGGGGCGAGCTCGTTCCGGTCCTGCCGGGGTTCCTGCCGACCGGTCAGACGCTGCAAGCCGTCTATCCCCATCGGCGGCACCTTGCCGGCAAGGTTCGGGCGCTGATCGACCATCTGGTGGAGTGGTTCGCCACCCATCCCATTCATTAA